In Gemmatimonas sp., one genomic interval encodes:
- the bioB gene encoding biotin synthase BioB → MTVLPIWQSLADKALAGDLLSRDEARAVLTAPDDQLLDQLAAAYRVRRATWGNRVRLHFLLNAQSGLCPEDCGYCSQSKISAAEIEKYPMLAQDRIMEAADRAAQLKAGTLCMVISGRSPGETVFGKVLDAVKAVRAKHDLKICACLGLLNEEQVLRLKEAGVETVNHNLNTSANYTPEIVNTHTFEDRVNTVEAVKKAGMKTCSGGILGMGESHDDVIDLALSLRELEVKSVPVNFLIPVPGTKLEGVRQLDPRQCLRILSLYRLLLPTQEIRISGGREVHLRSMQVMGLYPANSIFVGDYLTTQGQTAREDLRMIEDAGFVLETPDGEPLVGDPFEGVPESYPRAALPLVEV, encoded by the coding sequence ATGACCGTGCTCCCCATCTGGCAGTCGCTCGCCGACAAGGCACTCGCCGGTGACCTGCTGTCCCGCGATGAAGCCCGCGCCGTGCTCACCGCGCCCGACGATCAGCTACTCGACCAGTTGGCCGCCGCCTACCGTGTGCGGCGCGCCACGTGGGGCAATCGCGTGCGCCTGCACTTCCTGCTCAACGCGCAGAGCGGGCTGTGCCCGGAGGACTGCGGCTACTGCTCGCAGTCCAAGATTTCCGCCGCCGAGATCGAGAAGTACCCCATGCTGGCGCAGGATCGCATCATGGAGGCCGCCGACCGTGCCGCGCAGCTCAAGGCCGGTACGCTGTGCATGGTGATCTCCGGTCGCTCCCCGGGCGAGACGGTCTTCGGCAAGGTGCTGGACGCCGTGAAGGCGGTGCGCGCCAAGCACGACCTCAAGATCTGCGCCTGCCTCGGGCTGCTCAACGAGGAGCAGGTCCTGCGCCTCAAGGAGGCCGGCGTGGAGACGGTGAACCACAACCTCAACACGTCGGCCAATTACACACCGGAGATCGTGAACACGCACACGTTCGAGGATCGCGTGAACACGGTGGAAGCGGTGAAGAAGGCCGGTATGAAGACCTGCAGCGGCGGCATCCTCGGCATGGGCGAAAGCCACGACGACGTCATCGACCTGGCGCTTTCCCTGCGTGAACTCGAGGTGAAGAGCGTGCCGGTGAACTTCCTCATCCCGGTACCGGGCACGAAGCTCGAAGGGGTGCGTCAGCTCGACCCGCGCCAGTGCCTGCGCATCCTTTCGCTGTATCGCCTGCTGCTGCCCACGCAGGAGATCCGCATCAGCGGGGGCCGCGAGGTGCACCTGCGCAGCATGCAGGTCATGGGGCTGTACCCCGCCAACTCCATCTTCGTGGGCGACTACCTCACCACGCAGGGGCAAACGGCGCGCGAGGACCTGCGCATGATCGAGGACGCCGGCTTCGTGCTGGAAACGCCCGATGGCGAGCCACTCGTTGGCGATCCATTCGAGGGCGTACCGGAGTCGTATCCGCGCGCGGCACTGCCGCTGGTGGAGGTGTAG
- the pdxH gene encoding pyridoxamine 5'-phosphate oxidase, with amino-acid sequence MSIADIRKEYQRHALSEADVATDPIAQFSVWFNEAVKAEVLEPNAMCLATATPDAYPSARIVLLKGVDDRGFVFYTDYRSRKGTELADNPCASLCFFWPELERQVRINGAVQRVSRAESDAYFQTRPLPSRIGAWTSSQSSVLPSRETLEAQLAANEQRFAGGAVPLPEHWGGFRVVPEEIEFWQGRPSRLHDRIQFRKEAGRWVKRRLSP; translated from the coding sequence ATGTCCATCGCCGACATCCGCAAGGAATACCAACGTCACGCGCTCTCCGAAGCCGACGTGGCGACTGATCCCATCGCGCAGTTCTCCGTTTGGTTCAACGAGGCGGTCAAGGCCGAGGTCCTCGAACCCAACGCCATGTGCCTGGCAACGGCCACCCCCGATGCCTATCCCTCGGCGCGCATCGTGCTGCTCAAGGGGGTGGATGACCGCGGCTTCGTGTTCTACACCGACTACCGCAGTCGCAAGGGCACGGAGCTGGCCGACAATCCGTGCGCATCGCTTTGCTTCTTCTGGCCCGAGCTGGAGCGGCAGGTACGCATCAACGGCGCGGTGCAGCGGGTGAGTCGTGCCGAGTCCGACGCTTACTTCCAGACGCGCCCCCTGCCCAGTCGCATTGGCGCGTGGACGTCGTCGCAGAGCAGCGTGCTGCCGTCGCGCGAGACGCTGGAAGCGCAGCTGGCCGCGAATGAGCAGCGCTTCGCCGGCGGCGCCGTGCCCTTGCCCGAGCACTGGGGCGGGTTCCGGGTGGTGCCCGAGGAAATTGAATTCTGGCAAGGGCGCCCCAGCCGCCTGCACGATCGCATTCAATTCCGGAAGGAAGCCGGGCGCTGGGTGAAGCGGCGCCTCTCCCCGTGA
- the rsgA gene encoding ribosome small subunit-dependent GTPase A, whose protein sequence is MTRDASLFVQQGPMPPPDHAVEGVVVQGTGGVWDVRLASGSVVSASLRGRLKHEAHGALKLAVGDRVRLSWDNGDPGAWFITDIHERTSKLARRAPGGARGERVVVANLDQVLVVFAAARPEPHPRMLDRFLVIAEANGLHARIVVNKCDLVPPEAARALFAEHVAAGYPVHYTSVKTGEGLEALRAELAGRSSALSGPSGVGKSSLMNELFPGLKLRTAAISDSVNKGRHTTVGAVLHPLPGGGFLADTPGLREVGLWGIDPAELPHCFPEFVPLLGSCRFADCLHTVEPACAIRDAVERGTIARGRYESYVKLREELAA, encoded by the coding sequence GTGACGCGCGACGCGAGCCTGTTCGTGCAGCAGGGGCCTATGCCACCGCCTGATCACGCCGTGGAAGGCGTCGTTGTGCAGGGCACGGGCGGGGTCTGGGATGTGCGGCTCGCGAGCGGGTCCGTGGTGTCGGCGTCCCTGCGTGGGCGCCTCAAGCACGAGGCGCACGGGGCACTCAAGCTGGCCGTGGGCGACCGCGTGCGGTTGAGTTGGGACAACGGCGACCCGGGCGCGTGGTTCATCACCGACATTCATGAGCGCACCAGCAAGCTGGCGCGACGCGCGCCCGGCGGAGCGCGCGGCGAACGTGTGGTGGTGGCCAATCTCGACCAGGTGCTCGTGGTCTTTGCCGCCGCGCGTCCGGAGCCACACCCGCGCATGCTCGACCGGTTCCTGGTCATTGCGGAGGCCAACGGACTGCACGCGCGCATCGTGGTGAACAAGTGCGATCTCGTGCCCCCCGAGGCGGCGCGCGCCCTCTTCGCCGAACACGTGGCGGCGGGATACCCGGTGCACTACACGAGTGTGAAGACCGGCGAAGGGCTCGAGGCGCTGCGGGCGGAGCTGGCGGGCCGGAGCTCGGCGCTCTCCGGCCCTTCGGGGGTGGGGAAGTCGTCGCTCATGAACGAGCTGTTCCCGGGGCTCAAGCTGCGGACGGCAGCGATCAGCGACAGCGTGAACAAGGGGCGCCACACCACGGTCGGTGCCGTGCTGCATCCGTTGCCGGGCGGTGGGTTTCTGGCCGATACCCCCGGTCTGCGCGAGGTGGGGCTCTGGGGGATCGATCCCGCGGAGCTGCCGCACTGTTTCCCGGAGTTCGTCCCCCTGCTCGGTTCCTGCCGGTTTGCCGATTGCCTGCATACCGTGGAGCCGGCGTGCGCGATCCGTGATGCCGTCGAGCGCGGCACGATCGCCCGCGGTCGCTACGAAAGCTACGTGAAGCTGCGCGAGGAGTTGGCGGCGTAG
- a CDS encoding copper chaperone PCu(A)C, giving the protein MIHRRLHQVARKAVRKTVHVAIAAVLPVCVGCAGGEAASGDTPRTGRVVSAAWARPADSGATGGAYFTIVNADSVATALVAVTSTAAAAAEVHESMQHDGMAHMMARAAVPIAPRDSLVMLPGGVHVMLLQLTRALAVGDTVPLTLRFAAGDSLVVRVPVRAP; this is encoded by the coding sequence ATGATCCATCGTCGCCTTCACCAGGTCGCGCGCAAGGCCGTGCGCAAGACCGTGCACGTGGCCATCGCGGCCGTGCTGCCGGTGTGCGTGGGGTGCGCCGGTGGCGAGGCCGCCAGCGGCGACACGCCGCGCACGGGCCGCGTCGTGTCGGCCGCCTGGGCACGGCCGGCCGATTCCGGCGCCACCGGCGGCGCGTACTTCACCATCGTCAACGCCGACTCCGTGGCCACGGCACTCGTGGCGGTAACCAGCACGGCAGCCGCGGCCGCCGAAGTGCACGAGTCAATGCAGCACGACGGCATGGCCCACATGATGGCCCGCGCCGCCGTTCCCATTGCGCCGCGCGACTCCCTCGTCATGCTGCCCGGCGGCGTCCACGTCATGCTGCTGCAGCTCACGCGAGCGCTCGCCGTGGGCGATACCGTGCCGCTCACGTTGCGCTTTGCCGCTGGCGACTCGCTCGTGGTGCGAGTTCCGGTGCGCGCCCCCTGA
- a CDS encoding proline dehydrogenase family protein, which translates to MLRTSLLYLSRQQRVFDFVKNVGFARKMASRFVAGETISTAVEAVAQLNAKGISASLDLLGESVHSEAEARATGRHYLEILDRIHERQLNANVSVKLTALGQDISDDLGVEVVREVIARARQYDSFVRLDMESSAYTDRTLDTFERHLFPGFENNVGIVLQSSLRRTLDDVARANRLSARVRICKGAYLEPPEVAFPDKADVDRNYVAAMHKLMTEGRYPGIATHDEAIIAEAKRFAKAQGIAPDRFEFQMLYGVRRDLQEQIVKEGYRMRVYVPFGSQWYPYLMRRLAERPANIAFMAGNIVKESLGR; encoded by the coding sequence ATGCTCAGGACGTCCCTCCTCTATCTCTCGCGCCAGCAGCGCGTCTTCGACTTCGTCAAGAACGTCGGGTTCGCACGCAAGATGGCGTCGCGCTTCGTGGCTGGCGAAACGATCAGCACCGCCGTCGAGGCGGTGGCGCAACTGAACGCCAAAGGCATTTCCGCGTCACTCGACCTGCTCGGCGAAAGTGTGCACAGCGAGGCGGAGGCGCGAGCGACCGGGCGACACTACCTCGAAATCCTCGATCGCATTCACGAGCGCCAGCTCAACGCGAACGTGTCGGTCAAGCTCACGGCGCTTGGGCAGGACATCTCCGATGACCTCGGGGTCGAGGTGGTGCGCGAAGTGATCGCGCGCGCGCGGCAGTACGACAGCTTCGTGCGGCTCGACATGGAGTCCAGCGCCTACACCGATCGCACGCTCGATACCTTCGAGCGGCACCTGTTCCCGGGCTTCGAGAACAACGTGGGCATCGTGCTGCAGAGCTCCCTGCGCCGCACGCTCGACGACGTGGCGCGCGCAAACCGCCTCTCGGCGCGCGTGCGCATCTGCAAGGGCGCCTACCTCGAGCCCCCCGAGGTGGCGTTCCCCGACAAGGCCGACGTGGACAGGAACTACGTGGCCGCGATGCACAAGCTGATGACCGAGGGGCGCTACCCCGGCATCGCCACGCACGACGAGGCCATCATTGCCGAAGCCAAGCGGTTCGCCAAGGCGCAGGGAATCGCCCCCGACCGCTTCGAGTTCCAGATGCTCTACGGCGTGCGTCGTGACCTGCAGGAGCAGATCGTGAAGGAAGGGTACCGCATGCGCGTCTATGTGCCCTTCGGCAGCCAGTGGTATCCCTATCTCATGCGCCGCCTGGCCGAACGTCCGGCCAACATTGCGTTCATGGCCGGCAACATCGTGAAGGAGTCGCTTGGCCGCTGA
- a CDS encoding adenosylmethionine--8-amino-7-oxononanoate transaminase, which translates to MSLDAAHVWHPYTQHHQAPLPRPIARAAGSWLFDTNGQAVLDAISSWWVTTHGHCHPALVQAIADQARTLDQVIFAGFTHEPAARLAAALVERLPAGLSRVFFSDDGSTAVEVAIKLSLQSFANQGTPRRLIAALDNAYHGDTFGAMAAGARGVFTHMYEPLLFEVARLPDPSEGDTVRALDALLDARGPELAAVIVEPLVLGASGMRVWDTRVLQALRERTSAAGVHLIADEVMTGFGRTGPMFACTLANVRPDLICLSKGITGGVLPLGATVATEAIFETFSSSDRRKTFFHGHSYTANPIACAAALASLALFDEACDGARRRIADCHTRHLAALRDVPGVKAVRQLGTVAAVELEAPSGYLSEIGRELAAFSLQQGVLIRPLGNVAYCLPPYCTRDDELDRVYSVLHRFLDGERAAPLPTGGPIDD; encoded by the coding sequence CTGTCGCTCGATGCCGCCCACGTGTGGCATCCCTACACCCAGCATCATCAGGCGCCGCTCCCACGGCCCATCGCGCGCGCGGCGGGCAGCTGGCTGTTCGATACAAACGGCCAGGCCGTGCTCGATGCCATTTCGTCGTGGTGGGTCACGACACACGGTCACTGCCACCCGGCGCTGGTGCAGGCGATCGCCGATCAGGCGCGCACGCTCGATCAGGTGATCTTTGCCGGTTTCACGCACGAACCGGCGGCACGGCTGGCGGCCGCGCTGGTCGAGCGGCTCCCCGCAGGCTTGTCGCGCGTGTTCTTCAGTGACGATGGATCCACGGCAGTGGAGGTGGCGATCAAGCTGTCGCTGCAGTCATTCGCCAACCAGGGGACGCCCCGTCGGCTCATTGCCGCTCTCGACAATGCGTATCATGGCGACACCTTTGGCGCCATGGCGGCCGGCGCGCGCGGGGTCTTCACGCACATGTACGAGCCACTGCTCTTCGAGGTGGCGCGACTCCCCGACCCCTCCGAGGGCGACACGGTGCGCGCGCTCGACGCGCTGCTGGACGCGCGCGGCCCGGAGCTGGCCGCGGTCATCGTGGAGCCGCTGGTGCTGGGCGCCAGCGGCATGCGCGTGTGGGACACGCGCGTGCTGCAGGCGCTGCGGGAGCGCACGTCGGCAGCGGGCGTGCATCTCATTGCCGACGAGGTGATGACGGGGTTCGGGCGTACAGGGCCCATGTTCGCCTGCACGCTGGCCAACGTACGCCCCGATCTCATCTGCCTGTCCAAGGGGATCACGGGCGGCGTCCTGCCACTGGGCGCCACCGTGGCCACCGAGGCGATCTTCGAGACCTTCTCCAGCAGTGACCGTCGCAAGACGTTCTTTCACGGCCACTCGTACACGGCCAATCCGATTGCCTGCGCGGCCGCGCTCGCATCGCTGGCACTGTTCGACGAGGCGTGCGACGGAGCCCGCCGGCGCATTGCCGACTGCCATACGCGGCATCTTGCCGCCCTGCGCGATGTACCGGGAGTGAAGGCCGTGCGACAGCTCGGCACCGTGGCGGCCGTGGAGCTGGAGGCGCCGTCCGGATATCTCAGTGAGATTGGCCGCGAGCTGGCGGCGTTCTCGCTGCAGCAGGGCGTCCTCATTCGTCCGCTGGGGAACGTGGCCTATTGTCTACCGCCCTACTGCACTCGCGACGACGAGCTCGATCGCGTGTACTCCGTGCTGCACCGCTTTCTCGACGGGGAGCGCGCAGCCCCACTGCCCACCGGAGGTCCGATCGATGACTGA
- a CDS encoding SDR family oxidoreductase, whose product MTSSLVLIVGATGGIGQALAHRLHAAGVPLLLAARRAEPLAALGAAVEAPTQVTDATDWNQLDALVDAAAAHAASRGTTLGGVVNTAGSLLLKPAHLTRADEYQQVIAQNLTTAFGVMRAAARVLTGGGSVVLCSTAAVRIGLANHEAIAAAKGGVEGLVRSAAATYAARGLRVNAVAPGLVASPLTARITGSAPALAASQAMHALGRIGTPDEVASLIAWLTGPDAGWVTGQVFGIDGGLGSVRTR is encoded by the coding sequence ATGACGTCTTCCCTTGTTCTCATCGTCGGTGCCACTGGTGGCATTGGCCAGGCGCTCGCCCACCGGCTGCACGCCGCCGGCGTGCCCCTCCTGCTCGCGGCGCGGCGCGCCGAACCGCTGGCGGCCCTTGGCGCCGCGGTGGAGGCGCCCACCCAGGTGACGGATGCGACCGACTGGAACCAGCTTGACGCCCTCGTCGACGCGGCGGCTGCGCACGCGGCGTCGCGTGGCACCACGCTGGGCGGGGTGGTGAACACGGCCGGCTCCCTGCTCCTCAAGCCGGCCCATCTGACCCGCGCGGATGAATACCAGCAGGTGATCGCGCAGAACCTTACGACGGCGTTCGGAGTCATGCGCGCGGCCGCCCGCGTGCTGACCGGCGGCGGGAGCGTCGTGCTGTGCAGCACGGCGGCGGTGCGGATCGGCCTGGCCAACCACGAGGCCATCGCGGCGGCCAAGGGAGGCGTGGAGGGACTCGTGCGCTCGGCGGCGGCCACCTACGCGGCGCGCGGACTTCGCGTGAACGCGGTGGCCCCCGGGCTCGTGGCGTCGCCCCTCACGGCGCGCATCACCGGGTCGGCGCCGGCGCTCGCCGCCTCACAGGCCATGCACGCGCTCGGCCGCATCGGGACGCCGGACGAGGTGGCGTCCCTCATCGCCTGGCTCACCGGCCCCGACGCCGGCTGGGTGACCGGCCAGGTGTTCGGTATCGATGGCGGGCTGGGGAGCGTGCGGACGCGTTAG
- the bioF gene encoding 8-amino-7-oxononanoate synthase — translation MSSPFSDHPLLPPSTMNAALDDALRALEAQGLKRALRQVQQRRAGTVLLGGDRVADFASNDYLGLASDPRVARAAHAVLQAEGTGAAAARLISGNHPIHEALEHTLARLKGCDYTLLFPSGYMVNVGAIPALADRGDVIYSDALNHASLIDGCRLSRATVRVFPHNDLDALERMLAAERSQFRRALIVVEGVFSMDGDYCPLDRLVPIARHHEAWTYVDDAHGTGVLGATGAGSLEHFGVSRDVDVVVGTLGKALGTAGAYVGGSQELVEFLVSRARSFIFTTGSPPAMAAATLEALRIAEVEGWRRDAVRDRARRLRRRLLAAGLQVTGPEDGHIIPLLIGDAVRTMATVADLRRRGFLVGGVRPPTVPAGTSRLRISMSAVHPVELVDALGATLIDVLRRV, via the coding sequence GTGAGTTCGCCGTTTTCCGATCACCCGCTGCTGCCCCCCTCCACCATGAACGCGGCGCTCGACGACGCGTTGCGCGCGTTGGAAGCGCAGGGGCTCAAGCGCGCGCTGCGTCAGGTGCAGCAGCGGCGTGCGGGCACCGTGCTGCTGGGCGGCGACCGGGTGGCCGACTTCGCCTCCAACGATTACCTGGGGTTGGCGAGCGATCCGCGCGTGGCGCGCGCGGCCCATGCCGTGCTGCAGGCGGAGGGCACGGGCGCGGCGGCCGCCCGGCTCATCTCCGGCAACCATCCCATACACGAGGCGCTCGAGCACACACTCGCCCGGCTCAAGGGGTGCGACTACACGCTGCTCTTTCCGTCCGGATACATGGTCAACGTGGGCGCCATTCCGGCGCTGGCCGACCGTGGCGACGTGATCTACTCCGACGCGCTCAATCACGCGTCGCTCATCGATGGCTGCCGACTGTCGCGCGCCACGGTGCGCGTCTTTCCGCACAACGACCTCGATGCGCTCGAACGCATGCTGGCCGCCGAGCGTTCGCAGTTCCGTCGGGCACTCATCGTGGTGGAGGGCGTATTCTCCATGGACGGCGACTACTGTCCGCTCGACCGGCTCGTGCCCATTGCCCGGCACCATGAGGCGTGGACCTACGTGGACGATGCCCATGGCACCGGCGTCCTGGGCGCCACCGGCGCCGGCAGCCTCGAACACTTCGGCGTCTCCCGCGATGTCGACGTGGTGGTGGGTACGCTCGGCAAGGCGCTTGGCACGGCCGGCGCCTACGTGGGTGGCTCACAGGAGCTCGTGGAGTTCCTCGTGAGCCGCGCGCGCTCGTTCATCTTCACCACCGGATCGCCGCCGGCGATGGCCGCCGCCACGCTCGAGGCGTTGCGCATTGCCGAGGTGGAAGGGTGGCGCCGCGATGCGGTGCGTGACCGCGCCCGGCGGCTGCGCCGGCGCCTCCTTGCGGCCGGACTGCAGGTCACCGGCCCGGAGGATGGGCACATCATCCCGCTGCTGATCGGTGACGCCGTGCGCACGATGGCCACGGTGGCCGATCTGCGACGCCGCGGATTCCTCGTGGGGGGCGTGCGCCCGCCCACCGTGCCGGCCGGAACGTCGCGTCTGCGCATCTCCATGTCCGCGGTGCATCCCGTGGAGCTGGTGGACGCCCTCGGCGCCACGCTCATCGACGTGCTGCGCCGAGTCTGA
- a CDS encoding phosphodiester glycosidase family protein, whose translation MRATTGLVFASLATASVTPMGTQSRPRAPVRSGGSTAVASGTAHLDATRIDAVRCQPREATPALQPNLRWHGSIVRWAEWPVRLGTEGVRNRIIVAVVDPARLTLTLEIARQGNALGPWTIDEAPPEAILAFNAGQFTDTGPWGWVRHRGRDRAAPGAGALAGAFAVDTAGKPAILPAHTLPAATLDARWEEAVQSYPQLLMNGLPVPALCEGSDLDRTHRDARLVIGLRRDGMLLVLLSRYADAGSGLTRAVERVPIGPTTPEMAEIALRLGATEALMLDGGLSAQLRIGRGEETSRWPGLRAVPLAIVARPR comes from the coding sequence GTGCGCGCCACCACCGGCCTCGTCTTTGCAAGTCTCGCCACGGCGAGCGTGACGCCGATGGGCACCCAGTCGCGACCGCGTGCGCCGGTCCGTTCCGGTGGGTCGACGGCAGTTGCCAGCGGCACCGCGCACCTCGACGCGACCCGCATCGACGCTGTCCGCTGTCAGCCGCGCGAGGCAACACCCGCGCTCCAGCCGAACTTGCGCTGGCACGGCAGCATCGTGCGCTGGGCCGAGTGGCCGGTCCGGTTGGGCACCGAGGGGGTACGCAACCGGATCATCGTGGCGGTGGTCGATCCCGCCCGCCTAACGCTCACGCTGGAAATCGCCCGGCAGGGGAATGCGCTGGGCCCATGGACGATCGATGAGGCGCCCCCGGAGGCCATTCTCGCGTTCAACGCCGGCCAGTTCACGGATACCGGCCCGTGGGGCTGGGTGCGCCATCGCGGCCGTGACCGGGCCGCACCGGGTGCCGGCGCCCTGGCGGGGGCATTCGCGGTGGACACTGCTGGCAAGCCGGCCATCTTGCCGGCACACACCCTGCCGGCCGCGACCCTCGACGCGCGCTGGGAGGAGGCGGTGCAGTCATATCCGCAGCTTCTCATGAATGGCCTTCCGGTTCCAGCCCTGTGCGAGGGCAGCGACCTTGATCGTACCCATCGGGACGCGCGTCTCGTAATCGGCCTGCGGCGCGATGGGATGCTGCTGGTCCTCCTGTCGCGCTACGCCGACGCCGGGAGCGGCCTCACACGGGCCGTCGAACGGGTGCCGATCGGTCCCACGACCCCCGAAATGGCCGAGATCGCCTTGCGACTCGGGGCCACCGAGGCCCTGATGCTCGACGGCGGCTTGTCGGCGCAATTGCGGATCGGCCGCGGCGAGGAGACGTCCCGCTGGCCCGGCCTGCGGGCCGTACCGCTGGCGATCGTCGCGCGCCCGCGCTGA
- the bioD gene encoding dethiobiotin synthase translates to MTDALPQVRRLGITGTDTGIGKTVVSCALAARARQLGMRVAAMKPAESGIDERPVSESGLLSDADRLRAACGNVHPLSLVRPYVLREPLAPMVAARRAGVTIALDRLVEARTALERGQELLLVEGAGGLLVPLTASLSYADLFASWQCDMVLVAGNRLGVLNHVLLTVQALERARLPLLGIVLTSLTDHDATVAEATNFDVLRELLPTQRLLRFPWVDRVDDFDALADAAHASGLDALLGAASRVTTLYT, encoded by the coding sequence ATGACTGATGCGCTCCCTCAGGTACGCCGGCTGGGGATTACCGGCACCGACACCGGTATCGGCAAGACGGTGGTGAGCTGTGCCCTGGCGGCACGCGCGCGGCAGTTGGGGATGCGCGTGGCGGCCATGAAGCCGGCGGAGTCGGGGATCGACGAGCGGCCGGTGTCGGAGAGCGGCCTGCTGTCCGATGCCGACCGCCTGCGCGCGGCGTGCGGCAACGTGCACCCGCTGTCGCTGGTCCGTCCCTACGTCCTGCGCGAGCCGCTGGCCCCCATGGTGGCGGCCAGACGCGCCGGCGTGACGATTGCGCTCGATCGCCTGGTGGAGGCGCGCACGGCGCTGGAGCGCGGTCAGGAGCTGCTGCTCGTGGAAGGCGCCGGGGGCCTGCTGGTGCCGCTCACTGCCTCGCTGTCGTACGCCGATCTGTTCGCCAGCTGGCAGTGCGACATGGTCCTGGTGGCGGGGAACCGCCTCGGAGTACTCAACCACGTGCTGCTCACCGTTCAGGCGCTCGAGCGCGCGCGGCTGCCGCTGCTGGGAATCGTGCTCACCTCGCTCACCGACCATGACGCGACGGTGGCGGAAGCCACCAACTTCGATGTGCTGCGCGAGCTGCTGCCCACGCAGCGTCTGCTGCGCTTTCCGTGGGTCGATCGCGTGGATGATTTCGACGCGCTCGCCGATGCGGCGCACGCCTCGGGGCTGGACGCACTGCTGGGCGCCGCGTCGCGCGTGACAACCCTTTACACTTAG